In the genome of Nonomuraea sp. NBC_00507, the window TGGCGTTCCACCGGTAGGTGTAGGCGGCCGTGCCGGCCAGCTGACCGTTGACGTACAACCGGATCTGGTTGGCGCCGACGTCGCGTACGCCGACGAGATGTGTCCAGGTGTTGAGCGTCGCCGGTGCGGACGCCCGCGACTTGGCCCCGGCCACGTAGCCGTCCTGGTTACGCAGCTCCAGCGCCCACACGTTGCCGTCCCCAGGTGGCTGGTAGCCGAAGTTGAACCCGCCCACTGACGTGCCGTCCTGGCTGACAGCCGTGACGTAGTGCGCGTCGCTGGTCAGGCGGACCCATGCCGACACCGTGAAGCTCTGACTGGTGTCCACCGCGGGGCCGGACGTGGCCGCGTACGCCGAGGTGCCGTTGAACGTGCCGGATCCGCTCCCAACTGTGGCGCCACCGGTCAAAGTGGCGGTCGCGTTCCGTCCGCTGTCGTCGGCCAGCGTGCCGCCCCCGGACTCGTTCATCGCGTACGAGCCCATGAGGTTGTACGGCGTTACTGCGGTGCGCTTCAGGTAGAAGTCCTGGTTGGCTCCCCCGTAGCAGGTCCACTGTTGCACCGGGGCGCTGGCATCCGTGCGGACGCCCTCGATGTCCAGGCACTTGTCGGAATGGACCGGGCGCAGCCGTATCACGGTGTCGTCGCCGGTGCCGGACACGTACTCCGCCTTGTAGACCTGATCACCGTTGGGCCCCAGACACTGCCACTGGTAGGAATCGACGCCGTCCTGTGTCGAGCCGCTCGCCGACAGGCACATGCCGCTGGTGTGCGCTGGCTGCAGCATGTAGTGGGCGGCGCCGTTGGGCACGAAGCGGAACGCCTGGTTGCTGTAGCTGTGGCAGCCCCACTGCCAGACGACGGCGCCGTTGGCGATGCTGTTCGAGCTGATGTCGAGGCACAGCCCGGAGTGACGGGCCACCAGCTTGTACGCCGCGGACGGATCCATTCTCAGTGGCCACTTTCCCCCGGAATTCAGCGACGTGCGTGCGACCAGGGTGGGCGCGGAGACGGTGCCTTGGTTCGAGGTGAACCGCCACAGCACTCGCTGCCCTGTGCCGCAGCACCGGTAGACGACCGTGATGTCCTCGTCGCCGTCGCCGTCGACATCCCCGGTGAACGGCTCGGCAAGAGTTGAGTCCCAGGCGAACTCCAGTGATGCCCAGGCGAGCGGTGGAGGCACGAACCCGGTTCCATCAGCCTTGTTGGCGAACACGTACAGCGCGGTCTGCACCCGTCCGAAGCCGTACAGGGTGGCGATGTCGGGACGGCCATCCCCGGTCACGTCGCCGGTGACGAACTTGCTGCTGTTCCAGTCCCAGCCGCGTCCGGGCTCGTCGTACCACACCTGGCTGGAGGGGAACGCTGATCCGCTGGATGGGTGGAGGAAGATCCCCACCCGGCCGCCGAGATCCTTGATCTCGGCGATGTCGGCCTTGCCGTCCCTGGTGAAGTCCCCCGCGACAATCTTGATCTTGCTCCAGTCCATGGCACCTGTGCCGCTCTGGAACCAGACGGCGGGCGGCGCGAACGCCACGGCGCCCGGCGAACCGGTCGCGACCAAAACCCGTAGTTGCACCGTCGAGCCGCCCTGGTCGTACAGCACGGCGATGTCGTCGCGGCCCTGCGCGTCGCCGTCGAAGTTGCCAGCGACGATCTTCATGCTTGCCAGGTTCCAGCCCGCGTCCGACCAGAGTTCGGGTGAGCCCAGCAGGGTGTCGCCGTCGGAGCGCTGGACGGTCAGCGCGGCCCCTGCCGTGGTCTTGGGTTGGAACACGGCTACGTCGCTCCGCCCGTCGCCGTCGAAGTCGCCGGTCACCGTGGTCGTGGTGGAGGTCGGGTAGCTGCCCGGCGAGTCCTGTGGCGCGATCGGCTCGAACAGGCCGGAGCCGCTGGTCTTGGTGGTCCACCGCCACAGGGCGCTCTTGCCGCCGCCGGCGTCGGCCATCACGGTGTAGTCCGGCTTCCCGTCGCCGGATGCGTCGCCACGAACATGGGTGACCGTCCCGGCATTGGCCTTGAACTTGTACGTGATCGTGGCGCCGAGCTGGCCGGTGAGGTCTCGTGCCCGGATCGTCAGGTAGTTGATCGTGCTCCCGGACGCGATCGGCACCACGGGGGCCACGGCCTTGGCGTCCGGAGCCGCCGGAACCCACAGGCTTGGCGCCCGCGCAGCACCCACGCCCAGCCCGATCAGATACCCGGCGACGTCGGTGTCCTGCGCCGTGGGAGTCAGCGTCACGGCGGCAGCTTGTCCGACCACCGCGCTGGCGGGCGGCGCGGGGACGATCAATCCGGTGGTCAGTGCCAGCTCGGTCGTGGTCGCCTTGGGCGCACCGGGCAGCGTGTTGTCCACCACGAACGCGCAGGTCGGCCCAGGGCTTCCGGCGTCCGTGTCATCATTGGCACGCACTGTCCAGGAGTAGGAGCCTTCGGGCAGCGCGGCTGCGGGAAGATCGGTCGTGAATTCGCTACCAGACGCGGCCATTGCGGAGTCTGGCGGAGCGTACTGCGCGGGGATGCCGTTCACGGTCCACTGCGCTCTGACGTTCCCGCCGTCGCTGTCGGATAGCTTGGCCCGCAGTCTGATGCCATTGCTCGCGTTTACTCTGATGCCCGGCCCGCAGACCACCGGGTCGGCGCCTGCCGGGCCCAACGACATGTCAGCGGCGGATGGCGTCACCGGGGCGTGGTTGTAGTCGACGATCAGCCGGGCGGTACTGCCGTAGAACTTCTTCCACTGGGCCCTGGCGGCGTCGCAGTTGCACTCGTCCTGCGCCGTCAACGCCACCGTATAGGCTCCGGCACCGGAGTTCGCCTGCAGGCTCCCGGCGAGGCCGCCGCCGAAGGACATCGTCACATCGGGCTGGGGGCACGAACTCTTGTTAGCCGACGCGGACTGGGTGTCCAGGTGTTGAATCAGGGCCGGGCTCCATGCCGTCCGGGGAGTGCTGGCGATCGAGTCACTCCACCACAGTCGCGTCGGAGTCGCCCCGCAGGAGGACGAGTGCGTCAGCGTAATGGAGAAGTTCGCCGACAAAATCCGCGACCCGGCCAATGGCCCCAGCGGGAATTCGAAGAACGACCGCGCGAGATAGTTATCACCCTCCGGTTCCCGTCCCACTCGGAGGAACTCGTCATTCCGGTTTACGTTGGTGTTGGTCGCGTATGCCCATCGGGTGGCACCCGTGCCGTACATCGGGTCGATGTACAGCGGGAAGCGGGTCTCAGCCCCGGCCAGCAGGCCGGCGTCCGGTTCGAGGACCAGCCGGCCCTCGGTGAACTGTGTCTTGACCCCGGCCTGGCGGGCGTGGTCGCCCGCGGTGCGTGCCGTCGAGCGTCCCCCGGATCCAGCCTTCTCCGGCGCATCCTCCGCCGCGCTCGCCTGCGGCTGCGTCTCCGAGGAGTCCCACATCGCCG includes:
- a CDS encoding LamG-like jellyroll fold domain-containing protein is translated as MWDSSETQPQASAAEDAPEKAGSGGRSTARTAGDHARQAGVKTQFTEGRLVLEPDAGLLAGAETRFPLYIDPMYGTGATRWAYATNTNVNRNDEFLRVGREPEGDNYLARSFFEFPLGPLAGSRILSANFSITLTHSSSCGATPTRLWWSDSIASTPRTAWSPALIQHLDTQSASANKSSCPQPDVTMSFGGGLAGSLQANSGAGAYTVALTAQDECNCDAARAQWKKFYGSTARLIVDYNHAPVTPSAADMSLGPAGADPVVCGPGIRVNASNGIRLRAKLSDSDGGNVRAQWTVNGIPAQYAPPDSAMAASGSEFTTDLPAAALPEGSYSWTVRANDDTDAGSPGPTCAFVVDNTLPGAPKATTTELALTTGLIVPAPPASAVVGQAAAVTLTPTAQDTDVAGYLIGLGVGAARAPSLWVPAAPDAKAVAPVVPIASGSTINYLTIRARDLTGQLGATITYKFKANAGTVTHVRGDASGDGKPDYTVMADAGGGKSALWRWTTKTSGSGLFEPIAPQDSPGSYPTSTTTTVTGDFDGDGRSDVAVFQPKTTAGAALTVQRSDGDTLLGSPELWSDAGWNLASMKIVAGNFDGDAQGRDDIAVLYDQGGSTVQLRVLVATGSPGAVAFAPPAVWFQSGTGAMDWSKIKIVAGDFTRDGKADIAEIKDLGGRVGIFLHPSSGSAFPSSQVWYDEPGRGWDWNSSKFVTGDVTGDGRPDIATLYGFGRVQTALYVFANKADGTGFVPPPLAWASLEFAWDSTLAEPFTGDVDGDGDEDITVVYRCCGTGQRVLWRFTSNQGTVSAPTLVARTSLNSGGKWPLRMDPSAAYKLVARHSGLCLDISSNSIANGAVVWQWGCHSYSNQAFRFVPNGAAHYMLQPAHTSGMCLSASGSTQDGVDSYQWQCLGPNGDQVYKAEYVSGTGDDTVIRLRPVHSDKCLDIEGVRTDASAPVQQWTCYGGANQDFYLKRTAVTPYNLMGSYAMNESGGGTLADDSGRNATATLTGGATVGSGSGTFNGTSAYAATSGPAVDTSQSFTVSAWVRLTSDAHYVTAVSQDGTSVGGFNFGYQPPGDGNVWALELRNQDGYVAGAKSRASAPATLNTWTHLVGVRDVGANQIRLYVNGQLAGTAAYTYRWNATGPLTIARTLWQGTPADFWPGQIDDVRIWNRVLDANEISTLYATRS